GTAGAGCACTGCAGGGAACTTGCCAGCTCCATTGGTTACCCGAGTTTAATTTTTTTCGCAAGCGGCCCATCCTGGGCTGCGTGAGCGGAGCATTCAAACAGATGAAGTTAGAAAATGCCCTCTAAAGAGCAAGAGCCACGGGCTAGAGCATCAGCTTGACGAACGACTCGTCCGGATCGCGGGATTTTCCGGCGGTGCGCAGCTCGGCAAGATAATCGTCCCAGAGTTCGTTCTGGCGTTTGCCGAGTTCGTAGAGGTATTCCCAGGTGAACAGGCCACTGTCGTGACCGTCGTCGAAGGTCAGTTTCAGTGCATAGTTTCCGGCGGGCTCGAGCTTGCTCAGGCCAACGTTGAGCTTGCCGAATTGCAGGATCGGTTTGCCGTGGCCCTGGACCTCGGCGGAGGGCGAGTGCACGCGCAGAAACTCGGCGGGCAGGGTGAATTCCTCGCCGGACGCATAAGTGAGCGTCAGGGTTTTCGAGGCTTTGTGCAGTTTGATGTCGGTGGGGATTCGATTCATGGGCTGGCGTCCGATGTGTGGGCGACCCTGATTCAAATGTGGGAGCGAGCCTGCTCGCGAAAGCGGTGGGTCAGACGGCATTGATATCGCCTGACACGACCTCTTCGCGAGCAGGCTCGCTCCCACAGGGTCCGCTATCGCTGTAAGTATGGCTTACAGGATATAACGGGACAGATCTTCGTTCTGCGCCAATTCGCCGAGGTGGCTATTGACGTAGTCGGCGTCGATCAGAATCGCCTTGTCATCGTGGGCGCTGGCCAGGTCGCCGGCGCTGAACGACACCTCTTCGAGCAGGCGCTCGAGCAGGGTATGCAGGCGACGGGCACCGATGTTCTCGGTCTTCTCGTTAACCTGCCAGGCGATCTCCGCCAGGCGCTTGATGCCTTCAGGCTGGAACTGGATGTTCAGGCCTTCGGTTTTCAGCAGCGCGCAGTATTGCTCGGTGAGCGAGGCGTGCGGTTCGCTGAGGATGCGCTCGAAATCTTCCGGGCTCAGCGCCTTGAGTTCGACGCGAATCGGCAGGCGGCCTT
This genomic interval from Pseudomonas koreensis contains the following:
- a CDS encoding gamma-butyrobetaine hydroxylase-like domain-containing protein, whose product is MNRIPTDIKLHKASKTLTLTYASGEEFTLPAEFLRVHSPSAEVQGHGKPILQFGKLNVGLSKLEPAGNYALKLTFDDGHDSGLFTWEYLYELGKRQNELWDDYLAELRTAGKSRDPDESFVKLML